The following are encoded in a window of Platichthys flesus chromosome 19, fPlaFle2.1, whole genome shotgun sequence genomic DNA:
- the gpn3 gene encoding GPN-loop GTPase 3 isoform X2, whose protein sequence is MIQHSEQINRSVQVVNLDPAAEHFDYPVMADIRELIQVDDVMEDDSLRFGPNGGLVFCMEYFANNFDWLEESLGHVEDDYILFDCPGQIELYTHLPVMKQLVEQLQQWEFRVCGVFLVDSQFMVESFKFISGVMAALSAMVLLEIPQINIMTKMDLLSPKAKKEIEKYLDPDMYSMMEDSPDSIRSKKFKKLTQAICGLIDDYSMVRFLPFDRTDEEGINIVLQNIDFSIQYGEDLELKEPKETDEEPSNLNFDEIFQGKGDS, encoded by the exons ATGATCCAGCATTCAGAGCAGATAAACCGCTCAGTTCAGGTGGTCAACCTGGACCCGGCGGCTGAGCACTTTGACTACCCTGTCATGGCAG ACATCCGAGAGCTCATCCAGGTGGATGACGTGATGGAGGACGACTCTCTCAGATTTGGCCCAAACGGCGGCCTCGTCTTCTGCATGGAATACTTCGCCAACAACTTCGACTGGCTGGAGGAGAGCTTGGGTCATGTGGAAGACGACTACATATTGTTTGACTGCCCAG gtcAGATTGAACTGTACACACACCTCCCTGTAATGAAGCAGCTGGTGGAGCAGCTACAGCAATGGGAGTTTCGGGTGTGCGGGGTCTTTCTGGTCGACTCCCAGTTCATGGTGGAGTCTTTTAAA TTCATCTCTGGAGTCATGGCTGCCCTGAGTGCCATGGTGTTATTGGAGATTcctcaaataaatataatgactAAAATGGACCTGCTCAGTCCAAAGGCAAAGAAGGAAATTGAAAA ATATCTGGACCCAGATATGTACTCGATGATGGAAGACTCCCCCGATTCCATCAGGAGCAAAAAGTTCAAGAAGCTGACTCAAGCTATCTGTGGCCTG ATTGATGACTACAGTATGGTGAGGTTCCTGCCCTTTGACCGCACAGACGAGGAAGGTATTAACATAGTGCTTCAAAACATTGACTTCTCGATACAGTACGGAGAGGACCTGGAGCTCAAGGAGCcaaag GAGACTGACGAGGAGCCCTCGAATCTAAACTTTGATGAGATATTTCAAGGCAAAGGAGACAGCTGA
- the gpn3 gene encoding GPN-loop GTPase 3 isoform X1, with the protein MPRFAQLVMGPAGSGKSTYCSTMIQHSEQINRSVQVVNLDPAAEHFDYPVMADIRELIQVDDVMEDDSLRFGPNGGLVFCMEYFANNFDWLEESLGHVEDDYILFDCPGQIELYTHLPVMKQLVEQLQQWEFRVCGVFLVDSQFMVESFKFISGVMAALSAMVLLEIPQINIMTKMDLLSPKAKKEIEKYLDPDMYSMMEDSPDSIRSKKFKKLTQAICGLIDDYSMVRFLPFDRTDEEGINIVLQNIDFSIQYGEDLELKEPKETDEEPSNLNFDEIFQGKGDS; encoded by the exons ATGCCTCGTTTCGCTCAGCTGGTGATGGGCCCGGCGGGCAGCGGTAAG AGTACCTACTGCTCCACCATGATCCAGCATTCAGAGCAGATAAACCGCTCAGTTCAGGTGGTCAACCTGGACCCGGCGGCTGAGCACTTTGACTACCCTGTCATGGCAG ACATCCGAGAGCTCATCCAGGTGGATGACGTGATGGAGGACGACTCTCTCAGATTTGGCCCAAACGGCGGCCTCGTCTTCTGCATGGAATACTTCGCCAACAACTTCGACTGGCTGGAGGAGAGCTTGGGTCATGTGGAAGACGACTACATATTGTTTGACTGCCCAG gtcAGATTGAACTGTACACACACCTCCCTGTAATGAAGCAGCTGGTGGAGCAGCTACAGCAATGGGAGTTTCGGGTGTGCGGGGTCTTTCTGGTCGACTCCCAGTTCATGGTGGAGTCTTTTAAA TTCATCTCTGGAGTCATGGCTGCCCTGAGTGCCATGGTGTTATTGGAGATTcctcaaataaatataatgactAAAATGGACCTGCTCAGTCCAAAGGCAAAGAAGGAAATTGAAAA ATATCTGGACCCAGATATGTACTCGATGATGGAAGACTCCCCCGATTCCATCAGGAGCAAAAAGTTCAAGAAGCTGACTCAAGCTATCTGTGGCCTG ATTGATGACTACAGTATGGTGAGGTTCCTGCCCTTTGACCGCACAGACGAGGAAGGTATTAACATAGTGCTTCAAAACATTGACTTCTCGATACAGTACGGAGAGGACCTGGAGCTCAAGGAGCcaaag GAGACTGACGAGGAGCCCTCGAATCTAAACTTTGATGAGATATTTCAAGGCAAAGGAGACAGCTGA